The following proteins are encoded in a genomic region of Brachypodium distachyon strain Bd21 chromosome 1, Brachypodium_distachyon_v3.0, whole genome shotgun sequence:
- the LOC100826424 gene encoding sister chromatid cohesion protein PDS5 homolog A isoform X4 produces METAEQLRELGEKLGSELPASADAVAKLLEQAAEGLHVIEQSPGSSVMRTIQPCLNAVAREELLKHQDEDVKVLLATCFCEITRITAPEAPYSDDVLRTIFHLIVGTFSGLIDVHSHSYVRRVAILETVARYRACVVMLDLECNDLITDMFRTFLQIASDNHDANIAKSMQTIMAHIIDESEDIHESLLHVLLSALGRRKTGISFSARKLARSVIEHSAGKLEPYIKKFLTSSLAGDNSSSNGHIDHHEVIFDVYQCAPKVLKVVVPYITGELLADQAEMRSKSVDFLGELFSLPGVPILESFKPLFIEFLKRLTDRVVEIRVSMIEHLKECLLSNHSRPEAPEITKALCDRLLDYEENVRKQVVAALCDVACHSFGAVPVETIKLVADRVRDKSISVKCYTMERLADIYRLYCLKGSDSSTNSSDFEWIPGKILRCLYDKDFRPESIESILSGSLFPPEFPTKERVQHWVTAVAHFDKVEMKALEQILLQKQRLQQEMLKYIGLRETRQEDAPDVQKRIVACFRSMSRLFSDATKAEENLNMLHQLNDANIWKIFTSLLDCSTTFNKAWSIRVDLLKKLGEEHALHDFVSTLSMRCSYLLVNKEYAKEILSEASEQKSAGNSKLISSCMNLLTAISSFFPSLLSGLEEDIIELLKEDNELLKEGIAHVLSKAGGNIREQLASSSSVALLLERLCLEGTRRQAKYSVHALAAITKDDGLMALSVLYKRLVDLLEEKKVHLPSILQSLGCIAQIAMPIFETRGEEIINFITKKILECSDDMVEVSADKSEWGDSSYSCLLKIYGIKTLVKSCLPCKDAQADSGLEKLMGILKNILTYGDISPDMISSASDKAHLRLAAAKSVLRLSRQWDHKVPVDVFYLTLRISQDDFPQMRKLFLSKVHQYIKERVLDAKYACAFLLGVDDYRAPQYEEFKHNLIEVAQICQQVKMRQLSVQADVNSLTAYPEYIISYLVHVLAHDPSCPTVEEYEDVNAFGPIYWRLHLLLSTLLGEEGSQYSVPGMKKESFMTTISIFRSIKCSEDVVDVNKTKTLHAICDLGILIAKRLCQDEINISENQTVPLPAQLYVPVKDQDESSVEGDGKMWLGCENVLTHFEALMTANTAEVESPEGKMLIDETDEFGNEIPLGKIVQILKSRGAKKAGRKQNAASSSVNAGKDDDVLGLVREINLDNEENSGELVKSKTNKQQMDTKESTEKSVDFSTPKRKRSVSKSRPHPAKDNDEILVNSVNTEKTNNSLESKLKKEKSRAESTETDLIASPASTKTPASKGKKSAKKSHAEVLHSSAKSADESTMGAAELGSQNGSFRRQKPRLASGLAKCSTVDSSSTDLVGHKIKVWWPLDKKFYEGFVKSYNSAKKLHTVLYDDGEVEELNMTKEKWRMIESNGSPMKQKKDHPGTIQGRAHDMRTTSSRKAPPNQHKSAKRPSPLTTRGKPKGLPESKRRKTAGGNKAVEVSNAGSDSSSSLAHSDHDEDVKSDGHKEKEVAVSSAQKKRTVKESKVELKEEKPDGNSLSSKEESDDETLSVWKKRTSQAT; encoded by the exons ATGGAAACCGCGGAGCAGCTCAGGGAGCTCGGGGAGAAGCTCGGGTCGGAGCTGCCGGCCTCGGCCGACGCCGTCGCCAAGCTCCTCGAG CAAGCTGCGGAAGGTCTACATGTAATAGAGCAGTCACCAGGGTCCTCAGTGATGAGAACTATCCAACCATGTCTAAATGCAGTTGCCAGAGAAGAATTGCTGAAACATCAGGATGAAGATGTCAAAGTTCTCTTAGCAACCTGCTTCTGTGAAATTACAAGAATAACCGCACCTGAAGCTCCCTACAGCGATGATGTTTTAAGG ACCATATTTCATCTGATTGTGGGTACATTTAGTGGACTCATTGATGTGCATAGCCATTCCTATGTCAGGAGAGTTGCTATTTTGGAAACAGTTGCAAGATACAGGGCCTGCGTTGTGATGCTAGACCTTGAATGTAATGACCTCATCACTGACATGTTCCGAACTTTTTTACAAATTGCCAG TGACAATCATGACGCAAATATTGCGAAGTCCATGCAGACAATAATGGCCCATATTATAGATGAGAGTGAGGATATACATGAAAGCCTTCTACATGTACTCTTATCAGCTTTGGGCCGGAGAAAAACT GGTATTTCTTTCTCCGCACGCAAGCTTGCTCGCAGTGTTATAGAGCATTCTGCAGGAAAACTCGAACCATACATAAAGAAGTTTCTcacctcatccttggctgGGGACAACAGTTCTTCAAATGGCCACATTGATCACCATGAAGTCATATTTGATGTGTATCAGTGTGCTCCAAAGGTTCTTAAAGTGGTGGTGCCTTATATAACTGGGGAACTACTG GCAGACCAGGCAGAAATGCGGTCTAAATCGGTGGACTTCCTTGGGGAACTTTTTTCTTTACCTGGAGTTCCTATCTTGGAATCTTTTAAGCCTCTTTTCATTGAGTTCCTGAAGAGATTGACTGACAGAGTAGTAGAAATCCGTGTTTCCATGATTGAGCATTTGAAGGAATGTCTACTGTCAAACCATTCCAGACCGGAAGCTCCAGAGATAACCA AGGCACTTTGTGATAGATTGTTGGATTATGAAGAAAATGTACGAAAGCAAGTTGTGGCTGCTCTTTGTGATGTAGCTTGCCATTCATTTGGTGCGGTTCCAGTTGAAACTATCAAACTAGTTGCCGACCGTGTCCGTGATAAATCA ATTTCTGTGAAGTGCTACACCATGGAGAGACTGGCTGATATCTACAGGCTGTATTGTCTGAAGGGGTCTGATAGCTCAACTAATTCTTCTGATTTTGAATGGATACCTGGAAAAATATTAAGATGTCTTTATGACAAAGATTTTAG GCCAGAGTCAATTGAATCAATTTTATCTGGTTCATTATTCCCACCAGAGTTTCCAACAAAGGAAAGAGTGCAACATTGGGTAACTGCTGTCGCACATTTTGATAAAGTTGAGATGAAAGCTCTTGAACAGATCTTACTGCAAAAGCAAAG ACTACAACAAGAAATGCTCAAGTACATTGGCCTTCGGGAAACACGCCAG GAGGATGCCCCTGATGTGCAAAAAAGAATCGTAGCATGTTTTCGGAGCATGTCCCGTTTGTTCAGTGATGCAACAAAGGCTGAGGAGAACTTGAACATGCTTCATCAGCTAAACGATGCCAATATCTGGAAAATATTCACAAGCTTGCTTGATTGCTCAACAACGTTCAACAAAGCTTGGTCCATTCGG GTTGATTTGCTTAAGAAGCTTGGTGAAGAACATGCACTACATGATTTCGTGAGCACACTATCGATGCGATGTTCATATTTACTTGTGAACAAGGAATATGCTAAAGAGATCCTTTCTGAAGCTTCTGAACAAAAATCTGCTGGGAATTCAAAACTCATCTCATCATGCATGAATCTTCTGACG GCAATATCTAGTTTCTTCCCTTCACTTTTGTCTGGACTTGAAGAAGATATCATCGAACTTCTTAAGGAGGATAATGAACTGCTTAAAGAGGGTATTGCCCATGTTTTGTCGAAAGCTGGTGGCAACATTCGTGAACAACTGGCCTCATCAAG CTCTGTTGCCCTTCTATTAGAGCGGCTATGTTTAGAGGGAACACGGAGGCAGGCTAAATACTCTGTGCATGCTTTGGCTGCCATCACAAAAGATGATGGTCTGATGGCACTATCTGTTCTCTACAAG AGGCTTGTGGATTtgctggaggagaagaaagtTCATTTACCTTCTATCTTGCAATCTTTGGGGTGCATAGCTCAGATAGCAATGCCAATATTTGAAACAAGGGGGGAAGAGATAATAAATTTCATAACGAAAAAAATTCTTGAGTGCAGTGAT GATATGGTTGAAGTTTCTGCTGACAAGTCTGAATGGGGTGATAGTTCATATAGTTGTTTGCTAAAG ATTTATGGCATTAAAACTTTGGTGAAGAGCTGTCTACCTTGTAAAGATGCTCAAGCAGATTCTGGATTAGAAAAATTAATGGGCATCCTTAAAAATATTCTTACGTATGGTGATATTTCCCCAGACATGATTTCAAG TGCTAGTGATAAGGCCCATTTGAGGCTGGCAGCAGCAAAATCTGTTCTTCGCTTATCCAGACAATGGGACCATAAAGTGCCTGTTGATGTTTTTTATCTGACTCTGAGGATATCACAG GATGATTTTCCTCAGATGAGGAAATTGTTCCTCAGTAAAGTACATCAATATATCAAGGAGAGGGTTTTGGACGCAAAATATGCCTGTGCCTTCTTATTAGGCGTGGATGATTATCGTGCGCCACAGTATGAAGAG TTTAAGCACAACCTGATTGAAGTGGCACAAATATGCCAACAAGTTAAGATGCGTCAACTATCTGTCCAAGCAGATGTGAATTCGCTCACAGCTTACCCAGAATATATAATTTCATATTTGGTTCATGTCCTTGCTCATGATCCTTCATGCCCTACCGTTGAGGAATACGAGGATGTCAACGCATTTGGTCCAATTTACTG GCGATTGCATCTGCTTCTTTCAACtctccttggagaagaaggTTCGCAGTATAGTGTACCTGGTATGAAAAAGGAAAGCTTCATGACAACAATATCTATATTCAGAAGCATCAAATGTTCCGAAGACGTAGTTGATGTAAATAAGACCAAG ACTCTACATGCTATATGCGATCTTGGTATTCTTATTGCAAAGAGGTTGTGTCAAGACGAGATAAATATATCAGAAAATCAAACAGTTCCATTGCCTGCTCAACTTTATGTGCCAGTTAAGGACCAAGATGAAAGCTCAGTG GAGGGTGATGGGAAGATGTGGTTGGGATGTGAGAATGTGCTGACCCATTTTGAGGCTCTTATGACAGCAAACACCGCTGAG GTTGAATCACCTGAAGGTAAGATGCTCATAGATGAGACTGATGAATTTGGCAATGAAATCCCTCTAGGGAAAATTGTCCAAATTCTTAAATCTCGAGGAGCAAAAAAGGCAgggagaaaacaaaatgcagCATCTAGTTCAGTAAATGCTggaaaagatgatgatgtcttGGGATTGGTAAGAGAAATAAACTTAGACAACGAAGAAAATTCAGGAGAATTGGTAAAGAGCAAAACAAATAAGCAGCAGATGGATACGAAAGAAAGCACCGAGAAGTCAGTAGATTTTTCAACACCAAAACGCAAACGATCAGTTTCTAAGAGTAGACCACACCCAGCAAAAGACAATGATGAGATTTTAGTAAATTCTGTCAACACAGAAAAAACTAATAACTCTTTGGAAAGCAAgttgaagaaggagaaaagCAGAGCTGAGTCAACTGAGACAGACTTGATAGCATCGCCTGCCAGTACTAAAACCCCTGCATCCAAAGGGAAAAAGAGCGCTAAGAAATCCCATGCCGAAGTCTTGCATAGCAGTGCAAAG TCTGCTGATGAGAGTACAATGGGAGCTGCTGAACTGGGTAGTCAAAACGGGTCCTTCAGAAGACAGAAGCCAAGATTGGCGTCTGGTTTAGCAAAG TGCTCAACGGTTGACTCAAGCAGTACCGACTTGGTAGGACATAAAATAAAAGTTTGGTGGCCTTTGGATAAGAA ATTTTATGAAGGTTTTGTGAAGTCATATAATTCAGCAAAGAAACTACATACA GTGTTATACGATGACGGGGAGGTTGAGGAGCTTAACATGACCAAAGAAAAGTGGAGAATGATTGAAAGTAATGGTTCACCAATGAAG CAAAAGAAGGATCATCCAGGGACAATTCAAGGACG AGCACATGACATGAGAACTACCAGCAGCAGGAAAGCTCCACCTAACCAACATAAGTCAGCAAAGAG GCCATCACCTCTAACGACGAGAGGGAAACCAAAAGGGTTGCCAGAAAGCAAACGTAGAAAGACAGCAGGAGGTAACAAGGCTGTTGAAGTTAGCAATGCTGGTTCAGACTCATCCAGTTCTCTTGCTCACTCAGATCACGACGAAGATGTAAAATCCG ATGGCCATAAGGAGAAAGAGGTAGCAGTTAGCTCAGCtcagaagaaaagaacagtGAAAGAATCCAAAGTGGAGCTGAAAGAGGAGAAACCTGATGGCAACAGTTTAAGCAGCAAGGAGGAATCTGACGATGAAACACTT AGTGTCTGGAAAAAACGCACATCACAGGCAACATAG
- the LOC100826424 gene encoding sister chromatid cohesion protein PDS5 homolog A isoform X3, protein METAEQLRELGEKLGSELPASADAVAKLLEQAAEGLHVIEQSPGSSVMRTIQPCLNAVAREELLKHQDEDVKVLLATCFCEITRITAPEAPYSDDVLRTIFHLIVGTFSGLIDVHSHSYVRRVAILETVARYRACVVMLDLECNDLITDMFRTFLQIASDNHDANIAKSMQTIMAHIIDESEDIHESLLHVLLSALGRRKTGISFSARKLARSVIEHSAGKLEPYIKKFLTSSLAGDNSSSNGHIDHHEVIFDVYQCAPKVLKVVVPYITGELLADQAEMRSKSVDFLGELFSLPGVPILESFKPLFIEFLKRLTDRVVEIRVSMIEHLKECLLSNHSRPEAPEITKALCDRLLDYEENVRKQVVAALCDVACHSFGAVPVETIKLVADRVRDKSISVKCYTMERLADIYRLYCLKGSDSSTNSSDFEWIPGKILRCLYDKDFRPESIESILSGSLFPPEFPTKERVQHWVTAVAHFDKVEMKALEQILLQKQRLQQEMLKYIGLRETRQEDAPDVQKRIVACFRSMSRLFSDATKAEENLNMLHQLNDANIWKIFTSLLDCSTTFNKAWSIRVDLLKKLGEEHALHDFVSTLSMRCSYLLVNKEYAKEILSEASEQKSAGNSKLISSCMNLLTAISSFFPSLLSGLEEDIIELLKEDNELLKEGIAHVLSKAGGNIREQLASSSSVALLLERLCLEGTRRQAKYSVHALAAITKDDGLMALSVLYKRLVDLLEEKKVHLPSILQSLGCIAQIAMPIFETRGEEIINFITKKILECSDDMVEVSADKSEWGDSSYSCLLKIYGIKTLVKSCLPCKDAQADSGLEKLMGILKNILTYGDISPDMISSASDKAHLRLAAAKSVLRLSRQWDHKVPVDVFYLTLRISQDDFPQMRKLFLSKVHQYIKERVLDAKYACAFLLGVDDYRAPQYEEFKHNLIEVAQICQQVKMRQLSVQADVNSLTAYPEYIISYLVHVLAHDPSCPTVEEYEDVNAFGPIYWRLHLLLSTLLGEEGSQYSVPGMKKESFMTTISIFRSIKCSEDVVDVNKTKTLHAICDLGILIAKRLCQDEINISENQTVPLPAQLYVPVKDQDESSVEGDGKMWLGCENVLTHFEALMTANTAEVESPEGKMLIDETDEFGNEIPLGKIVQILKSRGAKKAGRKQNAASSSVNAGKDDDVLGLVREINLDNEENSGELVKSKTNKQQMDTKESTEKSVDFSTPKRKRSVSKSRPHPAKDNDEILVNSVNTEKTNNSLESKLKKEKSRAESTETDLIASPASTKTPASKGKKSAKKSHAEVLHSSAKKSADESTMGAAELGSQNGSFRRQKPRLASGLAKCSTVDSSSTDLVGHKIKVWWPLDKKFYEGFVKSYNSAKKLHTVLYDDGEVEELNMTKEKWRMIESNGSPMKQKKDHPGTIQGRAHDMRTTSSRKAPPNQHKSAKRPSPLTTRGKPKGLPESKRRKTAGGNKAVEVSNAGSDSSSSLAHSDHDEDVKSDGHKEKEVAVSSAQKKRTVKESKVELKEEKPDGNSLSSKEESDDETLSVWKKRTSQAT, encoded by the exons ATGGAAACCGCGGAGCAGCTCAGGGAGCTCGGGGAGAAGCTCGGGTCGGAGCTGCCGGCCTCGGCCGACGCCGTCGCCAAGCTCCTCGAG CAAGCTGCGGAAGGTCTACATGTAATAGAGCAGTCACCAGGGTCCTCAGTGATGAGAACTATCCAACCATGTCTAAATGCAGTTGCCAGAGAAGAATTGCTGAAACATCAGGATGAAGATGTCAAAGTTCTCTTAGCAACCTGCTTCTGTGAAATTACAAGAATAACCGCACCTGAAGCTCCCTACAGCGATGATGTTTTAAGG ACCATATTTCATCTGATTGTGGGTACATTTAGTGGACTCATTGATGTGCATAGCCATTCCTATGTCAGGAGAGTTGCTATTTTGGAAACAGTTGCAAGATACAGGGCCTGCGTTGTGATGCTAGACCTTGAATGTAATGACCTCATCACTGACATGTTCCGAACTTTTTTACAAATTGCCAG TGACAATCATGACGCAAATATTGCGAAGTCCATGCAGACAATAATGGCCCATATTATAGATGAGAGTGAGGATATACATGAAAGCCTTCTACATGTACTCTTATCAGCTTTGGGCCGGAGAAAAACT GGTATTTCTTTCTCCGCACGCAAGCTTGCTCGCAGTGTTATAGAGCATTCTGCAGGAAAACTCGAACCATACATAAAGAAGTTTCTcacctcatccttggctgGGGACAACAGTTCTTCAAATGGCCACATTGATCACCATGAAGTCATATTTGATGTGTATCAGTGTGCTCCAAAGGTTCTTAAAGTGGTGGTGCCTTATATAACTGGGGAACTACTG GCAGACCAGGCAGAAATGCGGTCTAAATCGGTGGACTTCCTTGGGGAACTTTTTTCTTTACCTGGAGTTCCTATCTTGGAATCTTTTAAGCCTCTTTTCATTGAGTTCCTGAAGAGATTGACTGACAGAGTAGTAGAAATCCGTGTTTCCATGATTGAGCATTTGAAGGAATGTCTACTGTCAAACCATTCCAGACCGGAAGCTCCAGAGATAACCA AGGCACTTTGTGATAGATTGTTGGATTATGAAGAAAATGTACGAAAGCAAGTTGTGGCTGCTCTTTGTGATGTAGCTTGCCATTCATTTGGTGCGGTTCCAGTTGAAACTATCAAACTAGTTGCCGACCGTGTCCGTGATAAATCA ATTTCTGTGAAGTGCTACACCATGGAGAGACTGGCTGATATCTACAGGCTGTATTGTCTGAAGGGGTCTGATAGCTCAACTAATTCTTCTGATTTTGAATGGATACCTGGAAAAATATTAAGATGTCTTTATGACAAAGATTTTAG GCCAGAGTCAATTGAATCAATTTTATCTGGTTCATTATTCCCACCAGAGTTTCCAACAAAGGAAAGAGTGCAACATTGGGTAACTGCTGTCGCACATTTTGATAAAGTTGAGATGAAAGCTCTTGAACAGATCTTACTGCAAAAGCAAAG ACTACAACAAGAAATGCTCAAGTACATTGGCCTTCGGGAAACACGCCAG GAGGATGCCCCTGATGTGCAAAAAAGAATCGTAGCATGTTTTCGGAGCATGTCCCGTTTGTTCAGTGATGCAACAAAGGCTGAGGAGAACTTGAACATGCTTCATCAGCTAAACGATGCCAATATCTGGAAAATATTCACAAGCTTGCTTGATTGCTCAACAACGTTCAACAAAGCTTGGTCCATTCGG GTTGATTTGCTTAAGAAGCTTGGTGAAGAACATGCACTACATGATTTCGTGAGCACACTATCGATGCGATGTTCATATTTACTTGTGAACAAGGAATATGCTAAAGAGATCCTTTCTGAAGCTTCTGAACAAAAATCTGCTGGGAATTCAAAACTCATCTCATCATGCATGAATCTTCTGACG GCAATATCTAGTTTCTTCCCTTCACTTTTGTCTGGACTTGAAGAAGATATCATCGAACTTCTTAAGGAGGATAATGAACTGCTTAAAGAGGGTATTGCCCATGTTTTGTCGAAAGCTGGTGGCAACATTCGTGAACAACTGGCCTCATCAAG CTCTGTTGCCCTTCTATTAGAGCGGCTATGTTTAGAGGGAACACGGAGGCAGGCTAAATACTCTGTGCATGCTTTGGCTGCCATCACAAAAGATGATGGTCTGATGGCACTATCTGTTCTCTACAAG AGGCTTGTGGATTtgctggaggagaagaaagtTCATTTACCTTCTATCTTGCAATCTTTGGGGTGCATAGCTCAGATAGCAATGCCAATATTTGAAACAAGGGGGGAAGAGATAATAAATTTCATAACGAAAAAAATTCTTGAGTGCAGTGAT GATATGGTTGAAGTTTCTGCTGACAAGTCTGAATGGGGTGATAGTTCATATAGTTGTTTGCTAAAG ATTTATGGCATTAAAACTTTGGTGAAGAGCTGTCTACCTTGTAAAGATGCTCAAGCAGATTCTGGATTAGAAAAATTAATGGGCATCCTTAAAAATATTCTTACGTATGGTGATATTTCCCCAGACATGATTTCAAG TGCTAGTGATAAGGCCCATTTGAGGCTGGCAGCAGCAAAATCTGTTCTTCGCTTATCCAGACAATGGGACCATAAAGTGCCTGTTGATGTTTTTTATCTGACTCTGAGGATATCACAG GATGATTTTCCTCAGATGAGGAAATTGTTCCTCAGTAAAGTACATCAATATATCAAGGAGAGGGTTTTGGACGCAAAATATGCCTGTGCCTTCTTATTAGGCGTGGATGATTATCGTGCGCCACAGTATGAAGAG TTTAAGCACAACCTGATTGAAGTGGCACAAATATGCCAACAAGTTAAGATGCGTCAACTATCTGTCCAAGCAGATGTGAATTCGCTCACAGCTTACCCAGAATATATAATTTCATATTTGGTTCATGTCCTTGCTCATGATCCTTCATGCCCTACCGTTGAGGAATACGAGGATGTCAACGCATTTGGTCCAATTTACTG GCGATTGCATCTGCTTCTTTCAACtctccttggagaagaaggTTCGCAGTATAGTGTACCTGGTATGAAAAAGGAAAGCTTCATGACAACAATATCTATATTCAGAAGCATCAAATGTTCCGAAGACGTAGTTGATGTAAATAAGACCAAG ACTCTACATGCTATATGCGATCTTGGTATTCTTATTGCAAAGAGGTTGTGTCAAGACGAGATAAATATATCAGAAAATCAAACAGTTCCATTGCCTGCTCAACTTTATGTGCCAGTTAAGGACCAAGATGAAAGCTCAGTG GAGGGTGATGGGAAGATGTGGTTGGGATGTGAGAATGTGCTGACCCATTTTGAGGCTCTTATGACAGCAAACACCGCTGAG GTTGAATCACCTGAAGGTAAGATGCTCATAGATGAGACTGATGAATTTGGCAATGAAATCCCTCTAGGGAAAATTGTCCAAATTCTTAAATCTCGAGGAGCAAAAAAGGCAgggagaaaacaaaatgcagCATCTAGTTCAGTAAATGCTggaaaagatgatgatgtcttGGGATTGGTAAGAGAAATAAACTTAGACAACGAAGAAAATTCAGGAGAATTGGTAAAGAGCAAAACAAATAAGCAGCAGATGGATACGAAAGAAAGCACCGAGAAGTCAGTAGATTTTTCAACACCAAAACGCAAACGATCAGTTTCTAAGAGTAGACCACACCCAGCAAAAGACAATGATGAGATTTTAGTAAATTCTGTCAACACAGAAAAAACTAATAACTCTTTGGAAAGCAAgttgaagaaggagaaaagCAGAGCTGAGTCAACTGAGACAGACTTGATAGCATCGCCTGCCAGTACTAAAACCCCTGCATCCAAAGGGAAAAAGAGCGCTAAGAAATCCCATGCCGAAGTCTTGCATAGCAGTGCAAAG AAGTCTGCTGATGAGAGTACAATGGGAGCTGCTGAACTGGGTAGTCAAAACGGGTCCTTCAGAAGACAGAAGCCAAGATTGGCGTCTGGTTTAGCAAAG TGCTCAACGGTTGACTCAAGCAGTACCGACTTGGTAGGACATAAAATAAAAGTTTGGTGGCCTTTGGATAAGAA ATTTTATGAAGGTTTTGTGAAGTCATATAATTCAGCAAAGAAACTACATACA GTGTTATACGATGACGGGGAGGTTGAGGAGCTTAACATGACCAAAGAAAAGTGGAGAATGATTGAAAGTAATGGTTCACCAATGAAG CAAAAGAAGGATCATCCAGGGACAATTCAAGGACG AGCACATGACATGAGAACTACCAGCAGCAGGAAAGCTCCACCTAACCAACATAAGTCAGCAAAGAG GCCATCACCTCTAACGACGAGAGGGAAACCAAAAGGGTTGCCAGAAAGCAAACGTAGAAAGACAGCAGGAGGTAACAAGGCTGTTGAAGTTAGCAATGCTGGTTCAGACTCATCCAGTTCTCTTGCTCACTCAGATCACGACGAAGATGTAAAATCCG ATGGCCATAAGGAGAAAGAGGTAGCAGTTAGCTCAGCtcagaagaaaagaacagtGAAAGAATCCAAAGTGGAGCTGAAAGAGGAGAAACCTGATGGCAACAGTTTAAGCAGCAAGGAGGAATCTGACGATGAAACACTT AGTGTCTGGAAAAAACGCACATCACAGGCAACATAG